In Epinephelus lanceolatus isolate andai-2023 chromosome 13, ASM4190304v1, whole genome shotgun sequence, the following are encoded in one genomic region:
- the LOC117270666 gene encoding B2 bradykinin receptor, giving the protein MVVNASDWLVPTVGPELDPCSNYTEAWLWLSSLQPAYLGLISIVGLVGNGLVLCVFCLQRKPCTVADVYLGNLAVADLVMMSCLPFWAVTIARDYQWDFGEVLCKLVNVAICMNYICSILFLMLVSMDRYLALVRPMSTSRLRRATWAKRICLGIWSLGFFFTLPILLFRTVMHVEDPGVDACILAYPHPAWSLHHNITSNVLGFLIPVLVMAYCTRHIVTVLRDRGAGGLPGVRAERKATYLVLAVLAVFLFCWTPHQVMRFLDTLDYFQVTPGCLWGHVLDIGIQLSTYLAYSHSAVNPFLFVIVGKHFRRRAKEVFGKTLNPWSKNMSYLTVSFTSVNRLNETQRISIEKFKKSGLKQTVS; this is encoded by the coding sequence ATGGTTGTGAATGCATCAGACTGGTTGGTCCCAACTGTGGGCCCGGAGCTGGACCCCTGCAGTAACTACACTGAAGCCTGGCTGTGGCTGTCCTCCCTGCAGCCGGCCTACCTGGGTTTGATCAGCATTGTGGGGCTGGTGGGGAACGGCCTGGTTCTCTGCGTGTTCTGCCTGCAGAGGAAGCCCTGCACTGTGGCAGATGTCTACCTGGGCAACCTGGCAGTTGCTGATTTGGTCATGATGTCCTGCCTACCCTTCTGGGCTGTTACCATCGCCCGAGACTACCAGTGGGACTTTGGAGAGGTCCTCTGTAAGCTAGTCAATGTGGCCATCTGTATGAACTACATCTGCAGCATTCTGTTCCTCATGCTGGTCAGCATGGATCGCTATCTGGCTCTGGTGAGGCCCATGAGCACCAGCCGTCTGAGGAGAGCCACCTGGGCCAAGCGTATCTGCCTGGGGATCTGGAGCCTGGGCTTCTTCTTCACTCTACCCATCCTGCTCTTCCGCACAGTGATGCACGTAGAGGATCCTGGTGTGGACGCCTGCATTCTGGCCTACCCCCACCCAGCGTGGAGCTTGCACCACAATATTACCAGTAATGTGTTGGGCTTCCTGATCCCTGTCCTGGTGATGGCTTACTGCACTCGTCACATTGTGACCGTGCTGAGGGACAGGGGAGCAGGAGGACTCCCTGGGGTGAGGGCGGAGAGGAAGGCCACCTACTTGGTCCTGGCCGTTCTTGCTGTCTTCCTCTTTTGCTGGACACCGCACCAGGTGATGCGGTTTCTTGACACTCTGGATTACTTCCAGGTCACACCTGGATGCCTCTGGGGTCATGTCCTGGACATTGGCATACAGCTGTCTACATATCTGGCATACAGCCACAGTGCTGTTAACCCCTTCCTGTTTGTCATTGTGGGGAAGCATTTCAGGAGAAGGGCCAAAGAggtgtttggaaaaacattgaaCCCCTGGTCCAAAAACATGTCCTACCTGACTGTGAGCTTCACTTCAGTGAATAGACTCAATGAAACACAACGTATAAGTattgaaaagtttaaaaaatctgGACTAAAACAAACTGTATCATGA